The following are from one region of the Arthrobacter sp. KBS0703 genome:
- the aroQ gene encoding type II 3-dehydroquinate dehydratase — protein MTEAPSATEAGRGTILVLNGPNLNLLGTREPEKYGTATLADVEQLAKDAGAAHGLDVECFQSNHEGALVDAIHAARGRAIGIVLNAGAYTHTSVAIRDAISAVQLPAVEVHITNVHAREEFRHHSYLSDISKAVIAGAGIMGYRFAVEYLADLNAGKA, from the coding sequence ATGACTGAAGCCCCCTCCGCCACCGAAGCCGGCCGCGGCACCATCCTTGTCCTCAATGGCCCCAACCTGAACCTCCTGGGCACCCGCGAGCCCGAGAAGTACGGCACGGCAACGCTGGCCGACGTCGAACAGCTGGCAAAGGACGCCGGGGCGGCGCACGGGCTGGACGTTGAGTGCTTCCAGTCCAACCACGAGGGCGCGCTGGTGGACGCCATCCACGCGGCCCGCGGCAGGGCGATCGGCATCGTGCTCAATGCCGGCGCCTACACCCACACCTCGGTGGCGATCCGGGACGCCATCTCCGCGGTGCAGCTGCCTGCGGTGGAGGTCCACATCACCAACGTGCATGCCCGCGAAGAGTTCAGGCACCACTCCTACCTTTCGGACATCAGCAAGGCCGTAATCGCGGGCGCCGGGATCATGGGCTACCGCTTCGCGGTGGAATACCTCGCCGACCTGAATGCCGGCAAGGCCTGA